A genomic region of Methanobacterium sp. SMA-27 contains the following coding sequences:
- the tsaA gene encoding tRNA (N6-threonylcarbamoyladenosine(37)-N6)-methyltransferase TrmO, whose translation MDIKLKSIGIINSPYKLKNDSPRQGRYSDETSIITVFNEFVDGLEGLKNYKYLIILYWQDRAERDKLKVFPHGKTEKRGVFSTRAPVRPNPIGFCLVELLNINKNKLTVKWLDALDESPLIDIKPFWNELDSI comes from the coding sequence ATGGATATCAAACTAAAATCAATAGGAATAATAAACTCTCCTTACAAACTAAAGAACGATTCACCTAGGCAAGGTCGATATTCGGATGAAACCAGTATTATCACGGTTTTCAACGAGTTCGTAGACGGACTTGAAGGTTTAAAGAATTATAAATATTTAATAATTTTATATTGGCAAGATAGGGCAGAAAGGGATAAATTAAAAGTTTTTCCTCATGGAAAGACAGAAAAAAGGGGAGTTTTTTCAACAAGAGCTCCTGTACGGCCAAATCCCATTGGATTTTGTTTGGTTGAACTTTTAAATATAAACAAAAATAAATTAACTGTTAAATGGTTAGATGCATTGGATGAATCTCCTCTTATTGATATCAAACCCTTTTGGAACGAATTAGATTCGATTTGA
- a CDS encoding UbiA family prenyltransferase, translated as MNAYLEILRPFNALMGVIAVLLVAIIVGNFTIYVPIACFIVFIFTGAGNVINDYVDHNIDAINKPERPIPSGRISLKTAAIYSITLFIISTIMAVIIGPIPGIIVVLSAILMFLYAYRLKKSLLIGNLSIAFLTGLCFVFAGVVLDAVIISILLGFFAFLMTMAREIVKDMEDVEGDSAEGAKTFPIQFGMRASSILAAFFMILASIASPALYFIGIFKVIYLIVLIFAIGLFIACAVSILQNQSIENTRTVSKRIKIGMAIVFIAFALGSPIIPNIIHMIY; from the coding sequence ATGAATGCATATTTAGAAATACTCAGGCCATTTAATGCTCTTATGGGAGTTATTGCAGTACTACTAGTGGCAATTATAGTTGGAAATTTCACAATTTACGTACCCATAGCTTGTTTTATTGTTTTCATATTTACTGGGGCAGGAAATGTTATTAATGATTATGTTGACCACAACATAGATGCCATAAATAAACCTGAAAGACCCATACCCTCTGGAAGAATTTCTTTAAAAACAGCTGCAATTTACTCTATTACATTATTCATAATATCCACAATTATGGCAGTTATAATTGGTCCTATTCCTGGAATTATCGTAGTTTTAAGTGCCATTTTAATGTTTTTATATGCATACCGTCTCAAAAAATCACTTTTAATAGGAAATTTAAGCATTGCATTTTTAACAGGTCTATGTTTTGTTTTTGCAGGTGTTGTCTTAGATGCAGTTATCATTTCAATACTTCTGGGATTTTTTGCCTTCCTCATGACAATGGCTAGAGAAATTGTTAAAGACATGGAAGACGTTGAAGGAGATAGTGCAGAAGGGGCTAAAACTTTCCCAATTCAATTTGGGATGCGTGCTTCATCTATTTTAGCAGCATTTTTTATGATTTTGGCGAGCATAGCAAGTCCGGCACTTTATTTCATAGGTATTTTTAAAGTAATCTATTTAATCGTTCTAATATTTGCAATTGGGCTTTTCATTGCATGTGCAGTTTCCATATTGCAGAATCAGTCAATAGAAAATACTAGAACAGTTTCAAAAAGAATTAAAATCGGTATGGCAATTGTTTTCATTGCATTTGCATTGGGATCACCAATTATACCAAACATAATACACATGATATATTAA
- a CDS encoding DUF3656 domain-containing protein — protein MAKNYIPELLAPAGSIDALKAAVNAGADAVYISGKKFGARKFATNFTDPEIEEGLEYAKLRGVKIYVTVNTLLNDSKLLSVAEYLLWLYKIGVDAVIIQDLGVASLAKKLVPDLDLHASTQMTIHNVPGVKWASKFGFKRVVLSRELGILEVEEIIKKTKYLGIEIEIFGHGALCYSYSGQCLLSSFIGGRSGNKGMCAQPCRKKYTLLSGKIDQYGKPLALHPVDIKDKYLLSTRDLALYQNLDIISKINLNSLKIEGRMRSPEYVALVVNIYRKALDSISSGNWKQNSDDISKLKLAFNRKFTGGYLTENSAELVMARDSPGNRGLYIGQVQRYDEKTQTAIVSIKNKYKLEIGDGIVFKYSNDDNEKTFKKTNKFFKTYGMAIEKAPVYKGDKLILNVGMPVKTGSKLYLTRSIALNHEANKIIKNRPSPSIPIDIVMWWDTDLKAHLEGEFIGFNDNKCKIRLKSSFKMEKAINKPLNPEEIEKQLQKTGKTPFILRKVSIKYPGDLFISLSKLNNFRREFLEKSQIELLLSFKPSQSHVQEAYERFNNIKKLLSSSMEQFVGIDYDNTPIDLAVYADSLDTVKGALESGANRIYFEVPPKNLNILCSDSKNLKSMYDGPIDEAEIERVVSVLKLICELCKKDRTEFIWKWPQITHQYQINQYYTILKQLSKNFHGIMIDDIGVAEELKKVAPKLVIYGSAGLNIWNKQTVLQLIRIFNTITPSAELSKENLRNIISSSRLDDLKTNFELVVQGNVDTLVTKDCLLSLVPKKDIKDIENEFWGIQDEKKQIFPIKIDLEGRTHILNSVELCLIDHLHEISQIGINSIVVDLRTKTYYYSRDIISIYKNGLEYINRKENSGKNMNRFKSKIKIISTGGITTGNFLKGIKE, from the coding sequence ATGGCTAAAAATTATATACCTGAACTTCTGGCACCAGCAGGGTCAATAGATGCATTAAAAGCTGCAGTTAATGCAGGGGCAGATGCTGTTTATATTTCTGGTAAAAAGTTTGGTGCTAGAAAATTCGCAACTAACTTCACAGATCCTGAAATTGAAGAGGGTTTAGAATATGCAAAACTTAGGGGTGTTAAGATTTATGTGACAGTAAACACCCTTTTAAACGATTCAAAGTTACTATCTGTTGCAGAATATTTGCTTTGGCTTTATAAAATAGGTGTCGACGCAGTGATAATACAGGATCTTGGCGTTGCAAGTTTAGCAAAAAAACTAGTACCTGATCTAGATCTGCATGCTTCTACCCAAATGACAATCCATAATGTTCCTGGAGTTAAATGGGCTTCAAAATTCGGTTTCAAAAGGGTTGTTTTATCTCGTGAGCTTGGAATTTTAGAGGTTGAGGAAATAATAAAAAAAACTAAATATCTGGGAATAGAAATTGAGATATTTGGCCATGGAGCACTATGTTACTCTTACTCCGGACAGTGCTTATTATCTTCATTTATAGGGGGCAGAAGTGGGAACAAAGGAATGTGTGCCCAACCGTGCCGTAAAAAATATACATTGCTTTCAGGAAAAATTGACCAATACGGCAAACCATTAGCTCTTCACCCTGTAGATATTAAAGATAAATACCTTCTTTCAACACGAGACTTGGCATTGTATCAAAATTTGGATATTATATCAAAAATTAATTTAAACTCTCTGAAAATTGAAGGTAGAATGAGATCTCCGGAGTATGTTGCATTGGTTGTAAATATTTACAGGAAAGCTCTTGACTCAATATCATCTGGTAACTGGAAGCAAAATTCTGATGATATTTCCAAATTGAAATTAGCCTTTAATCGGAAATTTACTGGAGGATATTTAACAGAAAACAGTGCAGAATTAGTTATGGCTCGTGATTCACCGGGAAATAGGGGTCTTTATATCGGACAAGTCCAAAGATATGATGAAAAAACTCAAACAGCAATTGTAAGTATTAAAAACAAATACAAACTCGAAATAGGCGATGGTATTGTTTTCAAATATTCTAATGACGATAATGAAAAAACTTTTAAAAAAACAAATAAATTTTTTAAAACATATGGAATGGCCATAGAAAAAGCACCAGTGTATAAAGGAGATAAATTAATATTAAACGTAGGAATGCCTGTTAAAACTGGTTCAAAGCTGTATCTTACTCGTTCAATAGCCTTAAATCATGAGGCAAATAAAATTATAAAAAATAGGCCTAGTCCTTCAATTCCTATAGATATTGTAATGTGGTGGGACACTGATCTAAAAGCACATTTAGAGGGAGAGTTTATAGGATTCAATGATAATAAATGTAAAATTCGTTTAAAATCATCGTTTAAAATGGAAAAAGCGATTAATAAACCATTAAATCCCGAAGAAATTGAAAAACAGCTTCAAAAAACTGGGAAAACACCGTTCATCCTTCGAAAAGTTTCCATCAAATATCCAGGTGATCTTTTCATATCCCTCAGTAAATTAAATAATTTCAGAAGAGAATTTCTAGAAAAATCTCAAATTGAACTTCTATTAAGTTTCAAACCCTCTCAATCTCATGTTCAAGAAGCATATGAAAGGTTTAATAATATTAAAAAGTTGTTATCCTCCTCAATGGAACAATTTGTAGGAATTGATTATGATAATACACCGATAGATCTTGCAGTTTATGCAGATAGTCTGGATACTGTTAAAGGAGCATTGGAAAGTGGGGCCAATAGAATTTACTTCGAAGTTCCCCCTAAAAATTTAAATATTTTATGTTCTGATTCCAAAAATCTTAAATCAATGTATGATGGTCCTATAGATGAAGCAGAGATAGAAAGAGTTGTTTCGGTTTTAAAACTTATTTGTGAATTGTGTAAAAAAGATAGGACAGAATTTATTTGGAAATGGCCACAAATAACCCACCAATATCAAATTAATCAATATTATACGATTTTAAAACAGTTATCAAAAAATTTCCATGGGATCATGATTGATGATATAGGCGTTGCAGAAGAATTAAAAAAAGTTGCACCTAAGTTGGTAATATATGGATCTGCAGGTCTTAATATCTGGAATAAACAAACAGTTTTACAGCTTATAAGAATATTTAATACCATTACACCCTCTGCAGAACTATCTAAAGAAAATTTAAGAAACATTATTAGTAGTTCAAGGTTAGATGATTTGAAAACCAATTTTGAATTGGTTGTTCAAGGAAATGTTGATACACTTGTTACGAAGGATTGCTTACTCTCTTTGGTTCCAAAAAAAGATATTAAAGATATTGAAAATGAATTTTGGGGAATTCAAGACGAAAAAAAGCAAATTTTTCCCATAAAGATTGATTTAGAAGGGCGAACACATATCCTAAACTCTGTAGAACTATGTTTAATTGATCATCTCCATGAAATTTCTCAAATAGGTATTAATTCTATTGTTGTAGATCTCAGGACTAAAACGTATTATTATTCAAGAGATATAATATCAATTTACAAAAATGGATTGGAGTATATCAATAGAAAAGAGAATTCCGGAAAAAATATGAATAGATTTAAATCTAAGATTAAAATCATTTCTACGGGTGGAATCACAACAGGAAACTTTTTAAAAGGTATTAAAGAGTAA